The following are from one region of the Capsicum annuum cultivar UCD-10X-F1 chromosome 1, UCD10Xv1.1, whole genome shotgun sequence genome:
- the LOC107868058 gene encoding urease isoform X2 has product MNLVPREIEKLMLHNAGYLAQKRLARAQPLNYTEAVALIAAQVLEFVRDGDKSVAELMDMGRQLLGRRQVLPMVPHMLDTVQVEGTFPDGTKLITIHDPISCENGNLDLALHGSFLPVPPQDKFPVLEDSKIPGEMCFRDGLIVLNPQRKAVILKVTNTGDRPIQVGSHYHFIEVNPSLIFDRMRAHGMRLNIPAGTATRFEPGETRSVVLVTISGKQVIRGGNAVADCPVDDAKVMKLMGALSEGGFGNLEEPNAREGVVGEESGFSFSMSHEAYANMYGPTTGDRIRLGDTDLFAEIEKDFGIYGDECVFGGGKVLRDGMGQACGYSSVACLDTVITNAVVIDYTGIFKCDIGIKDGRIVSLCKAGNPDVMNVDTIIGVNTEVIAGEGMIVTAGAIDCHVHFICPQLAYEAISSGITTMIGGGTGPAHGTRATTCTPGHVHMELMLQSTDEIPLNFGFTGKGNSSKADGLHEIIKAGAMGLKLHEDWGTTPAAIDMCLIVADQYDIQVNIHTDTLNESGFVERTIAAFKGRTIHTYHSEGAGGGHAPDIIKVCGVKNVIPSSTNPTRPFTLNTVDEHLDMLMVCHHLNKDIREDVAFAESRIRAETIAAEDILHDMGAISIISSDSQAMGRIGEVGKLADLVVWKPSFFGAKPEMVIKGGVIAWSNMGDPNASIPTPEPVLMRPMFGAFSKAASTNSIAFVSKAALDAGIKDSYGLNKRVEAVTNVRNISKLDMKHNDALPDIKVDPETYTVTADGTVLTCPPAATVPLSRNYFLF; this is encoded by the exons ATGAATTTGGTTCCCAGAGAAATAGAGAAATTGATGCTCCATAATGCTGGATATCTAGCTCAAAAGCGTCTTGCCCGAGCCCAACCTCTTAATTATACTGAAGCGGTTGCTCTTATTGCAGCTCAG GTCTTAGAATTTGTCCGTGATGGAGATAAGAGTGTGGCCGAGCTGATGGACATGGGGAGACAATTACTGGGAAG GAGACAAGTTCTTCCAATGGTTCCTCATATGTTGGATACTGTTCAG GTAGAGGGGACCTTTCCAGATGGAACAAAATTAATTACCATCCATGACCCTATATCATGTGAAAACGGAAATCTGGATCTAGCTCTGCACGGTTCTTTCCTTCCTG TTCCTCCTCAGGACAAGTTTCCGGTGCTAGAAGATAGTAAAATTCCCGGTGAAATGTGCTTTCGAGATGGACTTATTGTACTTAATCCTCAAAGAAAGGCAGTAATTCTCAAAGTGACTAATACAGGCGACAGACCAATTCAG GTTGGAAGCCACTATCACTTTATCGAGGTCAATCCATCCTTGATATTTGATCGAATGAGAGCACATGGCATGCGTCTAAATATACCTGCAGGAACAGCCACGAGGTTTGAA CCAGGAGAAACAAGAAGTGTTGTTCTTGTTACGATTAGTGGCAAACAAGTGATCAGAGGAGGCAATGCAGTTGCTGACTGTCCAGTTGATGATGCAAAAGTTATGAAATTAATGGGAGCTCTGAGTGAAGGAGGATTTGGTAATTTGGAGGAGCCAAATGCAAG GGAAGGTGTTGTAGGAGAAGAATCTGGCTTTTCGTTTTCGATGTCTCATGAGGCATATGCCAACATGTATGGCCCCACTACTGGAGACAGAATACGTCTGGGTGACACTGACCTATTTGCTGAGATTGAGAAAGACTTTGGTATCTACGGTGATGAGTGTGTGTTTGGGGGTGGAAAAGTTCTAAGAGATGGAATGGGTCAGGCATGTGGATATTCTTCAGTAGCTTGTTTGGATACTGTTATAACAAATGCTGTAGTGATTGACTATACAGGAATTTTCAAGTGTGATATTGGAATTAAAGATGGTCGTATTGTTTCCCTTTGTAAGGCAGGTAACCCAGATGTCATGAATGTTGATACAATAATTGGG GTTAACACTGAGGTTATTGCAGGCGAAGGAATGATTGTAACAGCAGGAGCTATAGATTGTCATGTGCACTTTATATGCCCTCAACTAGCATATGAGGCAATATCAAGTG GAATCACTACAATGATCGGAGGTGGTACAGGGCCTGCTCATGGGACACGTGCAACCACATGTACACCGGGGCATGTGCACATGGAGCTGATGTTGCAGTCAACAGACGAAATTCCCCTAAACTTTGGTTTCACCGGAAAG GGTAACAGTTCCAAGGCTGATGGCCTACATGAAATAATCAAAGCTGGAGCAATGGGTCTGAAGCTTCATGAGGACTGGGGAACTACTCCTGCTGCTATAGATATGTGCTTAATTGTTGCAGATCAATATGATATTCAG GTCAACATCCATACTGACACATTGAATGAATCTGGATTTGTTGAGCGTACAATTGCTGCTTTTAAAGGTCGCACCATACATACATATCACAG TGAAGGTGCTGGTGGTGGACATGCTCCGGATATAATCAAAGTTTGTGGTGTAAAGAATGTAATTCCCTCATCAACCAATCCAACACGTCCATTCACTTTGAATACTGTGGATGAGCACCTTGACATGCTG ATGGTATGCCATCATCTTAACAAGGACATCCGAGAGGATGTAGCTTTTGCTGAATCCCGGATTCGGGCTGAAACAATTGCTGCAGAAGACATTTTGCATGATATGGGAGCAATTAGCATTATATCTTCTGATTCACAAGCCATGGGCCGAATTGGAGAG GTAGGGAAATTAGCCGATCTTGTGGTGTGGAAACCGTCGTTTTTTGGGGCGAAACCAGAAATGGTGATCAAAGGAGGCGTAATAGCTTGGTCAAACATGGGAGACCCAAATGCTAGCATCCCAACTCCTGAACCG GTGTTAATGAGGCCTATGTTTGGAGCATTCTCCAAGGCTGCAAGTACTAATTCAATTGCTTTTGTAAGcaag GCAGCTCTGGATGCTGGAATAAAGGACTCATATGGACTAAACAAGAGGGTTGAAGCTGTAACTAATGTGAGAAATATCAGTAAGTTAGATATGAAGCATAATGATGCACTGCCTGACATCAAAGTTGATCCCGAGACATACACGGTGACCGCGGATGGAACAGTTCTTACGTGCCCTCCGGCAGCTACTGTACCACTCTCTAGGAACTATTTCCTCTTCTAG
- the LOC107868058 gene encoding urease isoform X3, protein MNLVPREIEKLMLHNAGYLAQKRLARAQPLNYTEAVALIAAQVLEFVRDGDKSVAELMDMGRQLLGRRQVLPMVPHMLDTVQVEGTFPDGTKLITIHDPISCENGNLDLALHGSFLPVPPQDKFPVLEDSKIPGEMCFRDGLIVLNPQRKAVILKVTNTGDRPIQVGSHYHFIEVNPSLIFDRMRAHGMRLNIPAGTATRFEPGETRSVVLVTISGKQVIRGGNAVADCPVDDAKVMKLMGALSEGGFGNLEEPNAREGVVGEESGFSFSMSHEAYANMYGPTTGDRIRLGDTDLFAEIEKDFGIYGDECVFGGGKVLRDGMGQACGYSSVACLDTVITNAVVIDYTGIFKCDIGIKDGRIVSLCKAGNPDVMNVDTIIGVNTEVIAGEGMIVTAGAIDCHVHFICPQLAYEAISSGITTMIGGGTGPAHGTRATTCTPGHVHMELMLQSTDEIPLNFGFTGKGNSSKADGLHEIIKAGAMGLKLHEDWGTTPAAIDMCLIVADQYDIQVNIHTDTLNESGFVERTIAAFKGRTIHTYHSEGAGGGHAPDIIKVCGVKNVIPSSTNPTRPFTLNTVDEHLDMLMVCHHLNKDIREDVAFAESRIRAETIAAEDILHDMGAISIISSDSQAMGRIGEVICRTWQTAHKMKSFRGPLDIDGPYNDNFRIKRYIAKYTINPAIANGISQYVGSVEGDGVVIYGLFIYLDAEGV, encoded by the exons ATGAATTTGGTTCCCAGAGAAATAGAGAAATTGATGCTCCATAATGCTGGATATCTAGCTCAAAAGCGTCTTGCCCGAGCCCAACCTCTTAATTATACTGAAGCGGTTGCTCTTATTGCAGCTCAG GTCTTAGAATTTGTCCGTGATGGAGATAAGAGTGTGGCCGAGCTGATGGACATGGGGAGACAATTACTGGGAAG GAGACAAGTTCTTCCAATGGTTCCTCATATGTTGGATACTGTTCAG GTAGAGGGGACCTTTCCAGATGGAACAAAATTAATTACCATCCATGACCCTATATCATGTGAAAACGGAAATCTGGATCTAGCTCTGCACGGTTCTTTCCTTCCTG TTCCTCCTCAGGACAAGTTTCCGGTGCTAGAAGATAGTAAAATTCCCGGTGAAATGTGCTTTCGAGATGGACTTATTGTACTTAATCCTCAAAGAAAGGCAGTAATTCTCAAAGTGACTAATACAGGCGACAGACCAATTCAG GTTGGAAGCCACTATCACTTTATCGAGGTCAATCCATCCTTGATATTTGATCGAATGAGAGCACATGGCATGCGTCTAAATATACCTGCAGGAACAGCCACGAGGTTTGAA CCAGGAGAAACAAGAAGTGTTGTTCTTGTTACGATTAGTGGCAAACAAGTGATCAGAGGAGGCAATGCAGTTGCTGACTGTCCAGTTGATGATGCAAAAGTTATGAAATTAATGGGAGCTCTGAGTGAAGGAGGATTTGGTAATTTGGAGGAGCCAAATGCAAG GGAAGGTGTTGTAGGAGAAGAATCTGGCTTTTCGTTTTCGATGTCTCATGAGGCATATGCCAACATGTATGGCCCCACTACTGGAGACAGAATACGTCTGGGTGACACTGACCTATTTGCTGAGATTGAGAAAGACTTTGGTATCTACGGTGATGAGTGTGTGTTTGGGGGTGGAAAAGTTCTAAGAGATGGAATGGGTCAGGCATGTGGATATTCTTCAGTAGCTTGTTTGGATACTGTTATAACAAATGCTGTAGTGATTGACTATACAGGAATTTTCAAGTGTGATATTGGAATTAAAGATGGTCGTATTGTTTCCCTTTGTAAGGCAGGTAACCCAGATGTCATGAATGTTGATACAATAATTGGG GTTAACACTGAGGTTATTGCAGGCGAAGGAATGATTGTAACAGCAGGAGCTATAGATTGTCATGTGCACTTTATATGCCCTCAACTAGCATATGAGGCAATATCAAGTG GAATCACTACAATGATCGGAGGTGGTACAGGGCCTGCTCATGGGACACGTGCAACCACATGTACACCGGGGCATGTGCACATGGAGCTGATGTTGCAGTCAACAGACGAAATTCCCCTAAACTTTGGTTTCACCGGAAAG GGTAACAGTTCCAAGGCTGATGGCCTACATGAAATAATCAAAGCTGGAGCAATGGGTCTGAAGCTTCATGAGGACTGGGGAACTACTCCTGCTGCTATAGATATGTGCTTAATTGTTGCAGATCAATATGATATTCAG GTCAACATCCATACTGACACATTGAATGAATCTGGATTTGTTGAGCGTACAATTGCTGCTTTTAAAGGTCGCACCATACATACATATCACAG TGAAGGTGCTGGTGGTGGACATGCTCCGGATATAATCAAAGTTTGTGGTGTAAAGAATGTAATTCCCTCATCAACCAATCCAACACGTCCATTCACTTTGAATACTGTGGATGAGCACCTTGACATGCTG ATGGTATGCCATCATCTTAACAAGGACATCCGAGAGGATGTAGCTTTTGCTGAATCCCGGATTCGGGCTGAAACAATTGCTGCAGAAGACATTTTGCATGATATGGGAGCAATTAGCATTATATCTTCTGATTCACAAGCCATGGGCCGAATTGGAGAG GTGATTTGTAGAACATGGCAGACTGCCCACAAGATGAAGTCATTTAGAGGACCATTGGACATTGATGGGCCATACAATGACAATTTCCGGATCAAACGTTACATCGCAAAATACACTATAAATCCGGCAATTGCTAATGGGATCTCTCAATATGTCGGATCAGTTGAG ggGGATGGGGTTGTGATATATGGACTCTTCATTTACCTAGACGCTGAAGGTGTATGA
- the LOC107868041 gene encoding uncharacterized protein LOC107868041 isoform X1, producing the protein MATAPVKSQPLHYFSLPQLKWSTNKTHTNTNHHRFRRRDSPPSNTNVDGDGGGGGGSDSDKLQHQEEEEQVEETGPLWNLRPRRSEKVSSLKKDESSSSHAVVMLQRSQRLKENAADGNGLGSGSAKKGKRKLWISLSKEEIEEDVYSMTGSRPARRPKKRSKAVQKQLDNAFPGLYLVGLTADSFRVNDATK; encoded by the exons ATGGCAACAGCCCCTGTCAAGTCACAGCCGCTTCACTACTTCTCTTTACCCCAATTGAAATGGAGCACCAACAAAACGCACACTAACACTAACCACCACCGCTTCCGCCGCCGCGATTCTCCTCCGTCAAACACCAACGTCGACGGTGACGGCGGCGGCGGTGGTGGTTCTGACTCCGATAAGCTACAAcaccaagaagaagaagaacaagttGAGGAAACGGGGCCGTTGTGGAATTTAAGGCCAAGGAGGAGTGAAAAGGTGTCGTCGTTGAAGAAAGATGAAAGTAGTAGTAGTCATGCTGTTGTTATGCTGCAGAGGTCACAGAGGTTGAAAGAGAATGCAGCAGATGGAAATGGACTCGGGTCCGGGTCGGCTAAGAAAGGCAAAAGGAAATTATGGATCTCTTTGTCAAaggaagaaattgaagaagatgtTTATTCTATGACCGGGTCAAGACCCGCTAGAAGACCCAAAAAAAGATCCAAGGCTGTTCAGAAACAACTCGAT AATGCTTTCCCTGGGTTGTATTTAGTAGGCCTTACTGCTGATTCGTTCAGAGTCAACGATGCTACG AAGTAG
- the LOC107868041 gene encoding uncharacterized protein LOC107868041 isoform X2, whose amino-acid sequence MATAPVKSQPLHYFSLPQLKWSTNKTHTNTNHHRFRRRDSPPSNTNVDGDGGGGGGSDSDKLQHQEEEEQVEETGPLWNLRPRRSEKVSSLKKDESSSSHAVVMLQRSQRLKENAADGNGLGSGSAKKGKRKLWISLSKEEIEEDVYSMTGSRPARRPKKRSKAVQKQLDILRGLRNTRESLNF is encoded by the exons ATGGCAACAGCCCCTGTCAAGTCACAGCCGCTTCACTACTTCTCTTTACCCCAATTGAAATGGAGCACCAACAAAACGCACACTAACACTAACCACCACCGCTTCCGCCGCCGCGATTCTCCTCCGTCAAACACCAACGTCGACGGTGACGGCGGCGGCGGTGGTGGTTCTGACTCCGATAAGCTACAAcaccaagaagaagaagaacaagttGAGGAAACGGGGCCGTTGTGGAATTTAAGGCCAAGGAGGAGTGAAAAGGTGTCGTCGTTGAAGAAAGATGAAAGTAGTAGTAGTCATGCTGTTGTTATGCTGCAGAGGTCACAGAGGTTGAAAGAGAATGCAGCAGATGGAAATGGACTCGGGTCCGGGTCGGCTAAGAAAGGCAAAAGGAAATTATGGATCTCTTTGTCAAaggaagaaattgaagaagatgtTTATTCTATGACCGGGTCAAGACCCGCTAGAAGACCCAAAAAAAGATCCAAGGCTGTTCAGAAACAACTCGAT ATTTTGCGAGGATTAAGGAACACAAGGGAAAGCTTAAACTTTTGA
- the LOC107868058 gene encoding urease isoform X1, which yields MNLVPREIEKLMLHNAGYLAQKRLARAQPLNYTEAVALIAAQVLEFVRDGDKSVAELMDMGRQLLGRRQVLPMVPHMLDTVQVEGTFPDGTKLITIHDPISCENGNLDLALHGSFLPVPPQDKFPVLEDSKIPGEMCFRDGLIVLNPQRKAVILKVTNTGDRPIQVGSHYHFIEVNPSLIFDRMRAHGMRLNIPAGTATRFEPGETRSVVLVTISGKQVIRGGNAVADCPVDDAKVMKLMGALSEGGFGNLEEPNAREGVVGEESGFSFSMSHEAYANMYGPTTGDRIRLGDTDLFAEIEKDFGIYGDECVFGGGKVLRDGMGQACGYSSVACLDTVITNAVVIDYTGIFKCDIGIKDGRIVSLCKAGNPDVMNVDTIIGVNTEVIAGEGMIVTAGAIDCHVHFICPQLAYEAISSGITTMIGGGTGPAHGTRATTCTPGHVHMELMLQSTDEIPLNFGFTGKGNSSKADGLHEIIKAGAMGLKLHEDWGTTPAAIDMCLIVADQYDIQVNIHTDTLNESGFVERTIAAFKGRTIHTYHSEGAGGGHAPDIIKVCGVKNVIPSSTNPTRPFTLNTVDEHLDMLMVCHHLNKDIREDVAFAESRIRAETIAAEDILHDMGAISIISSDSQAMGRIGEVICRTWQTAHKMKSFRGPLDIDGPYNDNFRIKRYIAKYTINPAIANGISQYVGSVEVGKLADLVVWKPSFFGAKPEMVIKGGVIAWSNMGDPNASIPTPEPVLMRPMFGAFSKAASTNSIAFVSKAALDAGIKDSYGLNKRVEAVTNVRNISKLDMKHNDALPDIKVDPETYTVTADGTVLTCPPAATVPLSRNYFLF from the exons ATGAATTTGGTTCCCAGAGAAATAGAGAAATTGATGCTCCATAATGCTGGATATCTAGCTCAAAAGCGTCTTGCCCGAGCCCAACCTCTTAATTATACTGAAGCGGTTGCTCTTATTGCAGCTCAG GTCTTAGAATTTGTCCGTGATGGAGATAAGAGTGTGGCCGAGCTGATGGACATGGGGAGACAATTACTGGGAAG GAGACAAGTTCTTCCAATGGTTCCTCATATGTTGGATACTGTTCAG GTAGAGGGGACCTTTCCAGATGGAACAAAATTAATTACCATCCATGACCCTATATCATGTGAAAACGGAAATCTGGATCTAGCTCTGCACGGTTCTTTCCTTCCTG TTCCTCCTCAGGACAAGTTTCCGGTGCTAGAAGATAGTAAAATTCCCGGTGAAATGTGCTTTCGAGATGGACTTATTGTACTTAATCCTCAAAGAAAGGCAGTAATTCTCAAAGTGACTAATACAGGCGACAGACCAATTCAG GTTGGAAGCCACTATCACTTTATCGAGGTCAATCCATCCTTGATATTTGATCGAATGAGAGCACATGGCATGCGTCTAAATATACCTGCAGGAACAGCCACGAGGTTTGAA CCAGGAGAAACAAGAAGTGTTGTTCTTGTTACGATTAGTGGCAAACAAGTGATCAGAGGAGGCAATGCAGTTGCTGACTGTCCAGTTGATGATGCAAAAGTTATGAAATTAATGGGAGCTCTGAGTGAAGGAGGATTTGGTAATTTGGAGGAGCCAAATGCAAG GGAAGGTGTTGTAGGAGAAGAATCTGGCTTTTCGTTTTCGATGTCTCATGAGGCATATGCCAACATGTATGGCCCCACTACTGGAGACAGAATACGTCTGGGTGACACTGACCTATTTGCTGAGATTGAGAAAGACTTTGGTATCTACGGTGATGAGTGTGTGTTTGGGGGTGGAAAAGTTCTAAGAGATGGAATGGGTCAGGCATGTGGATATTCTTCAGTAGCTTGTTTGGATACTGTTATAACAAATGCTGTAGTGATTGACTATACAGGAATTTTCAAGTGTGATATTGGAATTAAAGATGGTCGTATTGTTTCCCTTTGTAAGGCAGGTAACCCAGATGTCATGAATGTTGATACAATAATTGGG GTTAACACTGAGGTTATTGCAGGCGAAGGAATGATTGTAACAGCAGGAGCTATAGATTGTCATGTGCACTTTATATGCCCTCAACTAGCATATGAGGCAATATCAAGTG GAATCACTACAATGATCGGAGGTGGTACAGGGCCTGCTCATGGGACACGTGCAACCACATGTACACCGGGGCATGTGCACATGGAGCTGATGTTGCAGTCAACAGACGAAATTCCCCTAAACTTTGGTTTCACCGGAAAG GGTAACAGTTCCAAGGCTGATGGCCTACATGAAATAATCAAAGCTGGAGCAATGGGTCTGAAGCTTCATGAGGACTGGGGAACTACTCCTGCTGCTATAGATATGTGCTTAATTGTTGCAGATCAATATGATATTCAG GTCAACATCCATACTGACACATTGAATGAATCTGGATTTGTTGAGCGTACAATTGCTGCTTTTAAAGGTCGCACCATACATACATATCACAG TGAAGGTGCTGGTGGTGGACATGCTCCGGATATAATCAAAGTTTGTGGTGTAAAGAATGTAATTCCCTCATCAACCAATCCAACACGTCCATTCACTTTGAATACTGTGGATGAGCACCTTGACATGCTG ATGGTATGCCATCATCTTAACAAGGACATCCGAGAGGATGTAGCTTTTGCTGAATCCCGGATTCGGGCTGAAACAATTGCTGCAGAAGACATTTTGCATGATATGGGAGCAATTAGCATTATATCTTCTGATTCACAAGCCATGGGCCGAATTGGAGAG GTGATTTGTAGAACATGGCAGACTGCCCACAAGATGAAGTCATTTAGAGGACCATTGGACATTGATGGGCCATACAATGACAATTTCCGGATCAAACGTTACATCGCAAAATACACTATAAATCCGGCAATTGCTAATGGGATCTCTCAATATGTCGGATCAGTTGAG GTAGGGAAATTAGCCGATCTTGTGGTGTGGAAACCGTCGTTTTTTGGGGCGAAACCAGAAATGGTGATCAAAGGAGGCGTAATAGCTTGGTCAAACATGGGAGACCCAAATGCTAGCATCCCAACTCCTGAACCG GTGTTAATGAGGCCTATGTTTGGAGCATTCTCCAAGGCTGCAAGTACTAATTCAATTGCTTTTGTAAGcaag GCAGCTCTGGATGCTGGAATAAAGGACTCATATGGACTAAACAAGAGGGTTGAAGCTGTAACTAATGTGAGAAATATCAGTAAGTTAGATATGAAGCATAATGATGCACTGCCTGACATCAAAGTTGATCCCGAGACATACACGGTGACCGCGGATGGAACAGTTCTTACGTGCCCTCCGGCAGCTACTGTACCACTCTCTAGGAACTATTTCCTCTTCTAG